A single window of Nyctibius grandis isolate bNycGra1 chromosome Z, bNycGra1.pri, whole genome shotgun sequence DNA harbors:
- the FOXL3 gene encoding forkhead box L3 → MFDNTQYPYNCFNYDADDYPTCSSDEEKKFTRPAYSYIALIAMAIQQSPSNKVTLSGIYDFIMKKFPYYRSNQRAWQNSIRHNLSLNSCFVKVPRTEGNEKGKGNYWSFATGCESMLDLFENGNYRRRRRRRNVKREHKEQRPNRGKSPSSPDMSSMDSALNNVSSSESKHGRIESGPRLLEPRGFASNSMTNRQSLSNSSLAKSDSEIKFSIDYILSAPDPLPVLRSQYNMQENKYNLLETQQINLQFWTM, encoded by the exons ATGTTTGACAACACGCAGTACCCCTATAACTGCTTTAATTATGATGCAGATGATTATCCTACCTGTAGTTctgatgaagagaaaaaattcaCCAGACCAGCATACAG ctACATTGCCCTAATTGCGATGGCCATCCAGCAAAGTCCTTCCAATAAAGTCACCCTCTCTGGCATTTATGACTTTATCATGAAGAAATTTCCATACTACAGATCAAATCAAAGAGCCTGGCAGAACTCCATCCGACATAACTTATCACTTAACAGTTGTTTTGTAAAG gttCCCAGAACAGAAGGGAATGAGAAGGGTAAAGGAAACTATTGGAGCTTTGCAACGGGATGTGAATCTATGCTGGATCtctttgaaaatggaaattacagGCGAAGACGGAGGAGGAGGAACGTGAAAAGGGAACATAAGGAGCAGAGACCAAACAGAGGGAAAAGTCCTTCATCCCCTGATATGTCTTCTATGGACTCTGCTTTAAACAACGTTTCCTCTTCTGAAAGTAAACACGGAAGAATTGAATCAGGACCAAGACTACTGGAGCCTCGTGGGTTTGCTTCAAACAGCATGACCAACAGGCAAAGCCTAAGCAATTCCTCCTTAGCAAAATCGgattctgaaattaaattcagCATCGATTACATTCTTTCAGCCCCCGACCCTTTGCCTGTCCTGAGATCTCAGTATaacatgcaagaaaataaatataatctaCTGGAGACCCAGCAAATTAATCTCCAGTTCTGGACAATGTGA